From a single Micromonospora pallida genomic region:
- a CDS encoding helix-hairpin-helix domain-containing protein, with translation MAWSFGHSLLLILVLVGGAAAGWVLRGRQATRRPTSWMDTTATRPAATAPTPTPAAPVTPPATPDETTATITVPPVAADAPATPDRSDHTPDPLTEAAPTPTTLTTPVDSVQHTAPAEPVDAQLEPVDAQAEPVTTPIEPAEPQTDPTPARIEPVDTQLEPVEPQSTPAEPQPQPVEPTAAEPEQPAPAAQPTPVAADTPTVDDAPVTHTPVVEEAPHTPAPQDDAAAPAPRDADEDAPDDDFRRIQGIGPKIAAALQAAGIRTYRKLAEQDEATLRAVIRDAGLRSAPGLASWPQQARLLADAPTEANKVFPTPTA, from the coding sequence ATGGCGTGGAGTTTTGGACACTCACTGTTACTGATCCTGGTGTTGGTCGGTGGCGCGGCCGCCGGCTGGGTGCTGCGCGGCCGGCAGGCCACCCGCCGGCCGACGTCGTGGATGGACACCACCGCCACCCGACCGGCCGCCACCGCACCGACGCCCACCCCCGCCGCCCCGGTGACGCCGCCGGCCACCCCCGACGAGACGACGGCGACCATCACCGTCCCGCCGGTGGCCGCCGACGCCCCCGCTACGCCCGACCGGTCCGACCACACGCCGGATCCCCTCACCGAAGCCGCCCCGACCCCCACGACTCTCACGACTCCCGTCGATTCCGTGCAGCACACGGCACCCGCCGAACCGGTGGACGCCCAACTCGAACCCGTGGACGCCCAGGCCGAACCCGTGACCACCCCGATCGAACCAGCCGAACCGCAGACCGACCCGACGCCCGCCCGCATCGAACCGGTCGACACGCAACTCGAGCCCGTCGAGCCACAGTCCACGCCGGCGGAACCGCAGCCGCAGCCCGTCGAGCCGACCGCCGCCGAACCGGAGCAGCCGGCACCAGCGGCCCAGCCCACCCCGGTCGCGGCAGACACCCCCACCGTGGACGACGCGCCGGTGACGCACACCCCCGTGGTGGAAGAGGCACCGCACACCCCCGCCCCGCAAGATGACGCGGCAGCACCCGCACCGCGCGACGCCGACGAGGACGCCCCCGACGACGACTTCCGCCGGATCCAGGGCATCGGACCGAAAATCGCCGCCGCCCTCCAGGCCGCCGGCATCCGCACCTACCGGAAACTGGCCGAGCAGGACGAGGCCACGCTGCGCGCGGTGATCCGGGACGCCGGCCTGCGGTCCGCCCCCGGCCTGGCCAGCTGGCCACAGCAAGCCCGGCTCCTCGCCGACGCCCCCACCGAAGCCAACAAGGTCTTCCCCACCCCCACCGCCTGA
- a CDS encoding transcriptional regulator translates to MTATTGTPDPDAGHPVTGLDEVVHQRARLGILTIAHEAHRVEFGYLRTHLELTAGNLSKHLSVLETAGLIEIQKGYEGRRGRTWITLTATGTTALADEIARLKQLIARVETTNGQ, encoded by the coding sequence GTGACGGCCACGACCGGCACCCCGGATCCGGACGCAGGGCACCCGGTCACCGGGCTGGACGAGGTGGTGCACCAGCGGGCACGGCTGGGCATCCTGACCATCGCGCACGAGGCCCACCGGGTCGAATTCGGCTACCTGCGCACCCACCTCGAGCTGACCGCCGGCAACCTCTCCAAGCACCTCAGCGTGCTGGAAACGGCCGGCCTGATCGAGATCCAGAAAGGCTACGAGGGCCGACGCGGCCGCACCTGGATCACCCTCACCGCCACCGGCACCACCGCGCTCGCCGACGAGATCGCGCGACTCAAGCAGCTCATCGCCCGCGTCGAGACGACCAACGGGCAGTAG
- a CDS encoding GNAT family N-acetyltransferase, producing the protein MPDPTLVRIRPMRATDADPVLAIYQAGLDGGQASFETRAPEWAAFDAARLPEHRHVAVDPTTDQVLGWAAVSAVSTRPVYAGVVEHSVYVAPESAGRGVGRALLTALIDSTEAAGVWTIQSAVFPENEASLALHRSVGFRVVGVRERIARHHGRWRDVVLLERRSPRVD; encoded by the coding sequence ATGCCGGATCCCACCCTCGTACGGATCCGTCCGATGCGCGCCACGGACGCCGACCCGGTGCTCGCCATCTACCAGGCCGGGCTCGACGGAGGCCAGGCCAGCTTCGAAACCCGGGCACCGGAATGGGCGGCCTTCGACGCCGCCCGGCTGCCGGAACACCGACACGTGGCGGTCGACCCGACGACCGACCAGGTGCTCGGCTGGGCGGCGGTTTCCGCCGTCTCCACCCGACCCGTGTACGCCGGGGTGGTCGAACACTCCGTCTATGTGGCGCCCGAGTCCGCCGGACGGGGCGTCGGGCGGGCCCTGCTGACCGCTCTGATCGACTCCACCGAGGCCGCCGGAGTGTGGACCATCCAGTCGGCTGTCTTCCCCGAGAACGAGGCCAGCCTCGCCCTGCACCGGTCGGTGGGTTTCCGGGTGGTCGGCGTCCGAGAACGAATCGCCCGGCATCACGGACGCTGGCGTGACGTGGTGCTGCTGGAGCGACGCAGTCCTCGAGTCGACTGA